The DNA sequence TTACCGTTCTGCGCCAGGGCATGGTCGTCGAGGGCTTCTTCCTCATTGTCCTCGCCACCGTCGGGCTTGAGGGGGGCACGGTCTTTTACAATGCCTTTCTCCCCGAGATCGCCGGGCCGCAGCAGCAGGGGCGGGTCTCGGCCTGGGGCTTCGCGATCGGGTACGCAGGCTCGATCCTCTCGCTCCTGATCGCCCTTGCCCTCATCGAGAACGGCGTGCTGGTGTTCGTCTGGCCGATGGTGGCGCTCTTTTTCGGGATATTCTCCCTCCCGGCATTTTTAATCCTGCCCCGTGACAGCGGGGGCGGCGCCGGTATCCGCAGCGCAGCGGTGAACGGGTTCAGGCAGAGCATGGTCCAACTGCGCCGCATCGTGCAAAACCGCGATCAGCGCCGCTTTCTTTTAGCCTTTCTGATTTACGAGGACGGCGTGAATACGGTCATCGTCTTCTCGAGCGTCTTTGCCGCAACCACGCTCGGGTTTGCTCCGCGCGAGCTGGTGCTGCTCTATCTGGTCGTGCAGGTGACGGCGCTCGCCGGCGCTTTTGCCCTGGCGCGGCCCATCGACGTCTGGGGGCCCAAGAGGGTGGTGCTGCTCTCGCTCTGCCTCTGGACAACGGTCGCGGTAGCGGCGTTCTTCATTACCAGCAAGGCGCATTTCTTCTTTGTCGCCTCCTGTGCGGGCCTCGGGCTCGGCACCATTCAGGCTGCGTCGCGGGCCTTCTATGTGCAGTTCATTCCGCCCGGGAAATCTTCCGAATACTTCGGCGTCTATTCGATGGTGGGCAAGACCTCGGCGGTACTCGGCCCGCTCATCTTCGGCTATCTCTCGACCGCGTTCAACAGCCAGCGCCCGGCGGTGCTGGCGATCTCCTCGTTTTTCGTTGCAGGGCTTGCGATAGTCATGACGGTGCGGGGAGGAGGACCGAACAGCAACGGCCGGAACGCGGAAGACAGCGGTCAGAATTTCTGATAGGCAAGCGATTTTACCTTGACCCGGACGACATGCTTCTTGAGCTGGATGGTGAGGTGTGACTGATACCACTGCAGGAGCGAATCCGCGGCGAGTGACAGAGCCTGCTCCGTATTCTTCACCGGCACATCGTAGCTGATGCTCAGTTTATCCCCGCTGTCGAGCTCTATGGTCTGCTCGACGGGGAGGAGCGTCTCCTTGCTGATGACGAGGCGGCGGTTATAGTTCCTGACGATATAGGCCGTCTCGTTCTCCTGTACGGTATAGTGGTCTATGTTCCACCACAGGAAGCTGTTCTTCAGGCCGTCCACGAGAATGGCGCTCTTGTTCCTGTCGAGCTTCGGCTTGCTCTTGACGACGCCGTTTTCTTCCGTCACTTCTCCGGCGAGGAAGCCGAGGTAATACAACCGCAGGGTGAGCATGCTCTCCGAAACCTTCAGGAACGCATCGCCGCTCATGACACTGTCGCTCTTTTCATAGTCGATCGAGAGCACCGCCTCGACAGCGTCGACCGCCTTCAACGCGGCAAGGGCGTCCTCCAGGGCGACCCCTGCGTGAGCGGGGCGCTCGATCTGTTTGGGAGCGCAGGAAATGAGAAGCAGAACACAGAGGCCGGAAGCCAGGAGCCGGAATAAAAGAGGCTGAGTGCTGGGTGCTGAGCCCTGGCCGCTACCTGAGCTGTTCAATCGTCTCCTCCACATTTTTCACCCCGATAACCTCCAGCCCGAACGTCGACTTCAGCCGTGCCGTATTGCTCGCCGGAATGATCGCGCGGCGGAAGCCGATCTTCGCCGCCTCCTTGAGCCGCGTCTCGGCCTGGGCCACAGCCCTCACCTCGCCCGACAGCCCCACTTCGCCGAAGAGGAAGGTCCTCGAGTCGATCGGGACCTCCTTGAACGACGAGACTATGGCAGCGATGATGCCGAGGTCGGTCGCGGGCTCGACGATCTTCAATCCCCCGACGATATTGGTGAACACGTCCATGCCTCCCAGGTGGAGCCCCGCCTTCTTCTCGAGCACCGCGATCAGGAGGTTCACCCTGTTGAAATCGACGCCCATGCTCGTCCGCCGGGGCATGCCGAAGGTGGTCGGCGAGACGAGCGCCTGCACCTCGACGAGCAGGGGGCGCGTACCCTCCATGCTCGCGATGACGGTCGACCCCGCCACATTGAGAGGCCGTTCCGACAGAAAGAGCTCCGAAGGGTTGTCGATCTCGGCGAGGCCGCTGTCGGTCATCTCGAAGACGCCGATCTCGTTGGTCGAGCCGAAACGGTTCTTGACCGTCCGCAGGATCCGGTAGGGATGCCCCCTGTCTCCCTCGAAGTAGAGCACCGTATCGACGATATGCTCCAGCACCCGCGGCCCGGCGATGGCGCCCTCCTTCGTGACATGGCCGATGAGGAAGACCGGTATGTGCGTCCGCTTGGCAAAGGACATGAGCTTCGCCGCCGACTCCCGTATCTGCCCCACGGAGCCGGGCGCCGAGGTGAGCTCCTCGGTGTAGACGGTCTGAATGGAGTCGATCACCAGCGCGGCCGGCCTCATTGCCTGGGCGCTCTGAATGATATTCTCGACGAGCGTTTCCGGAAGGAGCGCGATATCGCCGGAATCGATCGCCATGCGCTCCGCCCTCAGCTTGATCTGCTCCGGCGACTCCTCGCCGGATACATAGAGGACGGCCCCCGATGTCTCCGCTATCTTCGCCAGCGCGTTGAGGATCAGGGTGGACTTGCCGATGCCCGGGTCTCCCCCGATCAGGATGATCGCGCCGTCGACGAGCCCGCCGCCCAGCACCCGGTCGAGCTCCCGTATGCCGATGGCGGTCCTCTTCTCCTTGCCGCCGGTGACGGTATTCAGCGGCTGCGGCGCTGCCGATTGTCCGGAGGGGCCGCCGCGGCGGACGTTCAGCGACTTCGGCGCCTCCTGTTCCTCGGCGAAACTGTTCCACGCCCCGCAGTCGGGGCACTTGCCGAGCCACTTCGGGCTGGTGAACCCGCAGGCCTGGCACTGAAAGATCGTCTTTATCTTAGACATAACCACGCCTCATCTTTTCCTTCGTTTCCCGCTCCTCACTTCTTACTTATACGTGGAGCAACCTCATTCCCCTCCCTGCAGTATACGCATTCGCGAGCGCGGCGCGCAT is a window from the Nitrospirota bacterium genome containing:
- a CDS encoding MFS transporter, translated to MNKNVLAWCLFDFANSSFSAVIAAVVFPVYYTAHIVGNDSGQGDLWWGRAIAASMAIVAVSSPFLGGIADYAGIKKRLLILYTVLCIAAVASFTVLRQGMVVEGFFLIVLATVGLEGGTVFYNAFLPEIAGPQQQGRVSAWGFAIGYAGSILSLLIALALIENGVLVFVWPMVALFFGIFSLPAFLILPRDSGGGAGIRSAAVNGFRQSMVQLRRIVQNRDQRRFLLAFLIYEDGVNTVIVFSSVFAATTLGFAPRELVLLYLVVQVTALAGAFALARPIDVWGPKRVVLLSLCLWTTVAVAAFFITSKAHFFFVASCAGLGLGTIQAASRAFYVQFIPPGKSSEYFGVYSMVGKTSAVLGPLIFGYLSTAFNSQRPAVLAISSFFVAGLAIVMTVRGGGPNSNGRNAEDSGQNF
- the radA gene encoding DNA repair protein RadA, which codes for MSKIKTIFQCQACGFTSPKWLGKCPDCGAWNSFAEEQEAPKSLNVRRGGPSGQSAAPQPLNTVTGGKEKRTAIGIRELDRVLGGGLVDGAIILIGGDPGIGKSTLILNALAKIAETSGAVLYVSGEESPEQIKLRAERMAIDSGDIALLPETLVENIIQSAQAMRPAALVIDSIQTVYTEELTSAPGSVGQIRESAAKLMSFAKRTHIPVFLIGHVTKEGAIAGPRVLEHIVDTVLYFEGDRGHPYRILRTVKNRFGSTNEIGVFEMTDSGLAEIDNPSELFLSERPLNVAGSTVIASMEGTRPLLVEVQALVSPTTFGMPRRTSMGVDFNRVNLLIAVLEKKAGLHLGGMDVFTNIVGGLKIVEPATDLGIIAAIVSSFKEVPIDSRTFLFGEVGLSGEVRAVAQAETRLKEAAKIGFRRAIIPASNTARLKSTFGLEVIGVKNVEETIEQLR